In a genomic window of Trichoderma atroviride chromosome 4, complete sequence:
- a CDS encoding uncharacterized protein (TransMembrane:9 (n7-18c24/25o268-290i342-370o376-398i418-437o449-472i504-527o533-560i572-591o603-632i)~SECRETED:SignalP(1-24)) has product MQLPHNAPAALLATLLAAPQLASAFYLPGVAPTSYKPGDDVPLYVNSIRPVAAPQDARLHSVVSYDYYHPAFQFCKPEGGPKYVSESLGSILFGDRIMTSPFDLKMGQNETCKSLCAVKYQEKSVEFVTTRIEQGYSLNWLVDGLPAGQQIQDQLTGTTFYSPGFLLGQDDEASNIIFNNHYEIWVEYHEVNKNPNQLRVVGVVVQPSSKKYEGDADCGDNHQSLIFAHGGGPQDVKFSYSVYWVKSPTAWATRWDKYLHVFDPKIHWFWLVDTAIIVVILVLTVMSILVRTLKKDIARYNRLDQINLDDLSGTSVLEDGVQEDSGWKLVHGDVFRSPSRPLLLSVLLGNGAQLFVMTGFTILFALLGFLSPSNRGSLGSISIILYTILGIVGGYVSARTYKSMGGEQWKVNIALTPLLVPGIVFTAFFLLNLFLWAKQSSGAVPFTTMLVIVGIWFVISIPLSFTGSWLGFKAVQIEAPVRTNQIPRQIPPVTTYLKPIPSMLIVGLLPFGAIFVELYFIMSSIWFSRIYYMFGFLFLCYGLMIAVCGAVTILMTYFLLCAENYNWQWRSFLAAGMSGGYVFLNCLLYLITKVKLGGFAGVVLYIGYSALISFLFFILAGTIGYFSSWWFVRKIYSSIKID; this is encoded by the exons ATGCAGCTCCCACATAATGCGCCAGCAGCGCTCCTGGCGACCCTCCTTGCGGCGCCGCAGCTGGCATCGGCCTTTTACCTGCCCGGCGTCGCCCCGACCTCGTACAAGCCCGGCGACGATGTCCCTCTCTACGTCAACAGCATCCGCCCCGTGGCCGCGCCGCAAGATGCCCGACTGCACTCGGTCGTGTCCTACGACTACTACCATCCCGCCTTCCAGTTCTGCAAGCCAGAGGGCGGCCCGAAATATGTGTCGGAGAGCCTGGGGAGCATCCTGTTTGGCGACAGGATCATGACTTCGCCCTTCGACCTCAAGATGGGCCAGAACGAGACGTGCAAGTCGCTGTGCGCGGTCAAGTACCAGGAGAAGTCGGTTGAATTTGTCACGACGAGGATTGAGCAGGGTTACAGCTTGAACTGGCTTGTGGATGGACTTCCTGCCGGCCAGCAGATCCAGGACCAGCTCACGGGCACGACCTTTTACAGCCCTGGATTCCTGCTGGGACAGGACGACGAGGCGAGCAACATCATTTTCAACAACCACTACGAGATCTGGGTCGAGTACCACGAGGTCAATAAGAACCCGAACCAGCTTCGAGTTGTCGGCGTTGTTGTCCAGCCCAGCTCCAAAAAGTACGAGGGAGATGCCGATTGCGGCGACAACCACCAGTCGCTCATCTTCGCTCACGGCGGCGGGCCGCAGGATGTCAAGTTTAGCTACAGCGTGTACTGGGTCAAGTCGCCCACTGCCTGGGCCACCCGATGGGACAAGTACCTGCACGTCTTCGACCCCAAGATCCACTGGTTCTGGCTCGTCGACAcggccatcatcgtcgtcatccttGTGCTTACCGTCATGTCTATTTTGGTCCGAACGTTGAAGAAGGATATTGCGCGATACAATCGCCTGGACCAGATCAATCTGGACGACCTGAGCGGCACTTCGgtgcttgaagatggagttCAGGAGGACTCGGGATGGAAGCTGGTCCATGGCGACGTGTTCCGATCTCCCTCGCgtccgctgctgctctctgtACTTTTGGGTAACGGAGCCCAGCTGTTTGTCATGACTGGATTCACCATTCTGTTTGCCCTGCTTGGTTTCCTCTCGCCCTCTAACCGAGGGTCCTTGggcagcatctccatcattcTTTATACCATTCTCGGAATTGTTGGAGGCTACGTCTCTGCCAGAACTTACAAATCCATGGGTGGCGAGCAGTGGAAGGTTAACATTGCTCTTACCCCTCTGCTTGTCCCCGGTATCGTATTTaccgccttcttcctcttgaaCCTTTTCCTCTGGGCCAAGCAGTCCTCTGGCGCCGTTCCTTTCACAACTATGCTCGTCATTGTCGGTATCTGGTTCGTCATCTCAATCCCTCTCTCCTTTACGGGCTCTTGGCTCGGTTTCAAGGCCGTTCAGATCGAGGCTCCCGTCCGCACCAATCAAATTCCCCGCCAAATTCCTCCTGTTACGACATACCTCAAGCCCATTCCTAGCATGCTCATTGTTGGTCTGCTGCCATTTGGTGCCATCTTCGTTGAGCTGTACTTCATCATGAGCTCAATCTGGTTCAGCCGTATCTACTACATGTtcggcttcctcttcctctgctaCGGCCTCATGATTGCAGTCTGCGGCGCCGTCACCATTCTCATGACATATTTCCTCCTGTGTGCCGAGAACTACAACTGGCAATGGAGATCTttcctggctgctggaaTGAGCGGAGGTTACGTCTTCCTCAACTGCCTCTTGTATCTGATTACCAAGGTGAAGCTTGGTGGTTTTGCGGGAGTAGTCCTGTACATTGGTTACAGTGCTTTGATTTCCTTCCTGTTCTTTATTCTTGCTG GCACCATTGGCTActtctcttcttggtggTTTGTAAGAAAGATTTACTCTTCAATCAAGATTGATTAA
- a CDS encoding uncharacterized protein (EggNog:ENOG41) has translation MPSQRPFFLSSFFNSFRQQAPALSQQATKHTSQAASASAAAAAAAAASTSAAAASSTTSSAARAISTNAATTSSTNVAIHTPRGSPGGPIPIPNSRRRGSDSSSEGFRDALGADKWYIGGRTAAGEEKFFKMGVIRRVRSNDGLSLDRLSL, from the coding sequence ATGCCGTCACAGCGTCcattcttcctctcttccttcttcaattCCTTCCGACAACAAGCGCCCGCCCTCTCTCAACAGGCCACCAAACACACATCGCAGGCCGcttctgcatctgctgctgctgctgctgctgccgccgcctccacatcagccgccgcagcatcttCCACCACATCCTCGGCCGCCCGCGCAATCTCCACAAACGCCGCCACAACATCGTCCACCAACGTCGCCATCCACACGCCGCGCGGCTCTCCTGGCGGGCCCATTCCTATTCCCAACTCTCGCAGAAGGGGCAGCGACAGCAGTAGTGAAGGCTTTCGCGATGCGCTCGGCGCGGATAAGTGGTATATCGGCGGCAGGACGGCGGCGGGAGAGGAGAAGTTCTTCAAGATGGGCGTCATTCGAAGGGTGAGGAGTAATGATGGCCTGAGTCTTGATCGCCTAAGTTTATAG
- a CDS encoding uncharacterized protein (TransMembrane:1 (o37-59i)), which yields MVSQTPFRAAEFKSAFGPKYAFQPNFKGISVQSATRYGFRSATIGAGLGMALVLFASSLPRFRADVLSKIPIIGSTWEKKEIHPADNPF from the exons ATGGTCTCTCAA ACTCCCTTCCGCGCTGCGGAATTCAAGAGCGCTTTCGGCCCCAA ATACGCTTTCCAGCCCAACTTCAAGGGCATCAGCGTCCAGTCCGCTACCCGATA CGGCTTCCGATCTGCCACTATCGGTGCCGGCCTCGGTATGGCTCTGGTCCTCTTCGCCTCCAGCCTTCCTCGTTTCCGTGCCGACGTCCTCTCA AAAATCCCTATTATCGGCAGCAcctgggagaagaaggagattcACCCTGCTGACAAC CCTTTCTAA
- a CDS encoding uncharacterized protein (EggNog:ENOG41) — translation MDTYIDTRFERLEKALANLIDSVTKYHPSTVQAEELKTADDELCKGLEEVQTHQNNHLKIQQLRQLSTSLDTQIRETLTSLATTRKDIVTTQVTVYPSEPNYPIVYEELLSYARRISKTSMPPSAILNALASTTQESQTPLPDSQTQAGMTPSAQTPNPTQSPAPVNGVLPSGLPDQSQTSQLTSLPENMSQFLNPLSGQLFFPWPLEDKIRSGALASNQILLEQGIDPKGYDPVAEEERKRKEEEERKEKEEKEKLERAERERERREELERLRKEDLLRREKEQAAFRRASTAAGISGDAAVNAPPSARPEKKQFQFTNLDDLDDDDDED, via the exons ATGGACACGTACATCGACACCCGCTTTGAGCGCCTGGAAAAGGCTCTTGCTAATCTAATCGACTCGGTCACCAAGTACCACCCCTCTACTGTTCAAGCCGAGGAGCTCAAGACTGCCGACGATGAGCTCTGCAAAGGACTGGAAGAAG TGCAAACGCATCAAAACAACCACCTCAAAATCCAACAACTTCGCCAGCTCTCCACGTCCCTAGACACCCAAATCCGCGAAACCCTCACCAGCCTCGCGACAACCCGCAAAGACATCGTCACCACCCAAGTCACCGTCTATCCCTCCGAGCCAAACTACCCCATCGTCTACGAAGAGCTCCTCAGCTATGCCCGCCGCATCAGCAAGACGTCCATGCCGCCCTCTGCAATCTTAAACGCCCTAGCCTCGACGACGCAAGAGAGCCAAACGCCCTTGCCCGACTCTCAGACTCAAGCAGGCATGACGCCCTCTGCTCAGACCCCGAATCCCACGCAAAGCCCCGCTCCTGTCAATGGCGTGTTACCGTCTGGCCTGCCCGACCAAAGCCAAACCTCTCAGCTAACCAGCCTGCCGGAGAACATGAGCCAGTTCCTCAACCCGCTCTCGGgacagctcttcttcccctgGCCCTTGGAAGACAAGATCCGCTCCGGGGCCCTGGCATCCAACCAAATCCTCCTAGAACAAGGCATCGATCCCAAAGGCTACGACCCCGTCGCAGAAGAGGAGCGCAaacgcaaagaagaagaagagcgcaaggagaaggaagaaaaagaaaagctagAGCGTGCCGAGCGCGAGCGCGAGAGgcgagaagagctggaacGCCTCCGCAAGGAAGATTTGCtgcggagagaaaaagaacaagctgCTTTTCGAAGAGCGAGTACCGCTGCTGGTATCTCTGGAGATGCGGCTGTCAACGCACCTCCGAGCGCGAGgcccgagaagaagcagtttcAATTTACGAATTTGGATGATttggatgacgatgacgacgaggattAA
- a CDS encoding uncharacterized protein (SECRETED:SignalP(1-16)), translated as MLILAVVTSALQAIGSVQLPPPTELSDDGEAESEADLSPLQRFRAFPKRPLTVTDLTAGAWCELQYWYTLTQLPGGRRTRTPAMKQGSKVHKKLEDEVHTTVKIEIVQKEDGFALRLWNLVQGLRTLRDTGLTRELEVWGFVDGNLVSGVIDDISYDNPNPDFENELSNQELQPGEGQSMISDYFPPPSSTNKSKGSHRKIFLADVKTRGTLSPISPAIIRPAKIQLLLYHRFLSVMAAGQLDFFKIFRRYGLDADVRFSDTFMSQIGELHDEIFFDSPTSSAEEFREMPTTASQGGEIQDDSRTALESDSAPGTPDLLKYGTLRELLPLVKHEISLTFPRGAESLGHILCVKYVYREDGRELNAHDFPVSPQTLDAYLAGDMSWWRGDRKPKGVAIEEAFKCSTCEFAAGCSWRMGMDQERVKRTQERVNKAKKAVETRF; from the coding sequence ATGCTGATTCTTGCTGTAGTAACTAGCGCTCTACAAGCGATTGGGTCCGTCCAGTTACCGCCACCTACAGAGCTcagcgacgatggcgaggccgAATCCGAAGCTGATCTCTCACCTCTGCAAAGATTTCGGGCGTTCCCCAAGAGACCTCTGACTGTAACCGACCTGACTGCCGGAGCATGGTGCGAGCTTCAGTACTGGTACACGCTCACGCAACTGCCTGGCGGGCGCAGAACCCGGACACCGGCCATGAAGCAGGGATCCAAGGTGCACAAGAagcttgaagatgaggtCCACACAACTGTCAAGATTGAGATTGTGCAGAAGGAAGACGGGTTTGCGCTGAGGCTGTGGAACTTGGTTCAGGGGCTGAGAACGCTGCGGGATACGGGCTTGACGAGAGAGCTGGAAGTTTGGGGCTTCGTCGACGGCAATCTGGTCAGCGGCGTCATTGACGATATAAGCTACGACAACCCGAATCCGGATTTTGAGAATGAACTGTCCAACCAAGAATTGCAGCCCGGCGAGGGCCAGTCGATGATTTCTGACTATTTCCCACCTCCCAGTTCTACTAACAAATCCAAGGGCAGCCATCGCAAGATCTTTCTAGCGGATGTCAAAACACGGGGTACTTTGTCGCCTATATCGCCAGCAATAATACGCCCCGCAAAGATCCAACTGTTGTTATACCATCGCTTCTTGTCCGTCATGGCTGCCGGTCAATTAGACTTTTTCAAAATATTCAGGCGATATGGGCTGGATGCCGACGTGCGCTTCTCCGACACATTCATGTCTCAAATCGGAGAACTTCATGACGAAATCTTTTTCGATTCACCAACGAGTTCAGCAGAGGAATTCAGGGAGATGCCAACAACAGCGTCACAAGGAGGCGAAATCCAAGACGATAGTCGCACTGCTCTTGAATCGGATTCAGCTCCTGGCACACCCGACCTTCTCAAATACGGAACCCTCCGCGAGCTTCTCCCCCTCGTGAAGCATGAAATCAGCCTCACTTTCCCTCGCGGCGCAGAATCCCTAGGCCACATCCTCTGCGTAAAATACGTCTACCGCGAAGACGGCCGTGAGCTCAACGCGCACGACTTCCCTGTTTCCCCACAGACGCTGGATGCGTATCTCGCCGGCGACATGAGCTGGTGGCGTGGTGACAGAAAGCCCAAGGGAGTGGCTATTGAGGAGGCGTTTAAATGCTCGACGTGTGAATTCGCGGCGGGCTGTTCTTGGAGGATGGGTATGGACCAGGAGCGGGTTAAGAGGACGCAGGAGAGGGTGAAtaaggccaagaaggctgtTGAGACGCGGTTTTGA
- a CDS encoding uncharacterized protein (EggNog:ENOG41~CAZy:CE10), producing the protein MGSWQAYLGSWMVWWRFKASLQSTKALRQRIENDRQTKSTRPPAHLEAQFIIEERHLGGCTLYDVAPKSEMPNQARILYLHGGCLLFELDAVHWQLVGMLAERLQAVVTMAMFPLAPEHTLMEIFDAVRPVYEDFALPSQEKTPFFVVGDSTGASLGLSLTQDALKAGRPTASRLAFMSPCVEFTFLNPETREAAKTDPWLDIPGFEEAVRYLCPDVSPDDSRVSPLYGDVSKLPPTLIFAGSTEMLTPDIRKFVAKVVEQGREIEYVEGEGLMHVWPLIQFIPEAREAVDKMVRWLELGKGV; encoded by the coding sequence ATGGGCAGCTGGCAAGCATATCTCGGCTCGTGGATGGTCTGGTGGCGATTCAAAGCCTCGCTCCAATCCACCAAGGCCCTCCGCCAGCGCATCGAAAATGATCGCCAGACCAAGAGCACGCGCCCGCCAGCGCATCTAGAAGCGCAGTTCATCATCGAGGAGCGCCATCTCGGCGGTTGTACCCTCTACGATGTAGCACCGAAATCTGAAATGCCGAACCAGGCTCGCATCTTGTATCTTCACGGCGGCTGCTTGTTATTCGAACTAGACGCGGTGCACTGGCAGCTGGTGGGAATGCTTGCAGAGCGACTCCAGGCCgtggtgacgatggcgatgttCCCGCTGGCGCCGGAGCACACCCTGATGGAGATTTTTGATGCCGTGAGGCCGGTGTACGAAGACTTTGCTCTGCCGTCACAGGAAAAGACGCCCTTTTTTGTGGTGGGCGATTCTACCGGCGCGAGCTTGGGCCTTTCTCTTACACAAGACGCTCTGAAGGCAGGCCGTCCAACGGCGTCGCGGCTCGCTTTCATGTCTCCTTGCGTGGagtttacttttctaaatCCTGAGACGCGGGAAGCCGCCAAGACGGATCCGTGGCTGGATATCCCCGGCTTTGAAGAGGCGGTACGATATCTTTGCCCAGACGTATCGCCCGATGACTCGCGAGTGAGCCCGTTGTACGGCGATGTTAGCAAGCTTCCGCCAACATTGATATTTGCTGGATCAACAGAAATGTTGACACCGGATATCAGGAAGTTTGTGGCCAAGGTTGTAGAGCAGGGACGAGAGATTGAGTATGTGGAGGGAGAGGGCTTGATGCATGTGTGGCCATTGATACAGTTTATACCAGAAGCCAGAGAAGCCGTGGATAAAATGGTAAGGTGGCTAGAATTAGGTAAAGGCGTATGA
- a CDS encoding uncharacterized protein (CAZy:GT59~TransMembrane:14 (o17-36i43-64o104-126i133-153o180-208i220-237o243-261i325-343o363-385i406-423o429-454i475-492o563-582i637-656o)~BUSCO:EOG092D339O) has protein sequence MASPISGAPDALGTFKFASWAAGAVPIAFVLHVFLFRTSGNSAGNLGLGFTVFLAAAAFLWLGVVSETVPEPYLDEVFHIPQAQRYCEGRFLEWDDKITTPPGLYWISILIPQAAKSSGLIASYACDAKTLRATNAVGIIVLSYIALLCRKAIEARLHQAHSSTSISSASQYATHTALNIALFPLLFFFSGLYYTDVVSTAVVLVSFLNHLHRIGRDQSSFLSDVTTIVLGLCSLTMRQTNVFWVVVFMGGLEAVHAVKSLRPKAVVQPYMTSLSEQLLFFFKRWSLGHVHDLPLNMAYPEDMLFTAVSLIVAALCNPLRLIRQIWPYVTVLAAFAGFVAWNGGVVLGDKSNHVATIHAPQMLYIWAFFGFFSLPLFVPYAFLAIDAIRSVFISRKDKAVPRKSKTASQPALSLPLKLFTFIFNNRLLWPLYLAATFVLSGLVVRFNTIIHPFTLADNRHYMFYVFRYTIRRAPWIRYFLILPYTLSRWLVWGTLSGCTNWISGAHKDACSAYYYSSRPSPFTCDPFVVADVGAPTSKNPQEETKKNTEQDPLLFSTEPAPTSTGLIFLLATSLSLITAPLVEPRYFIIPWVIWRLLVPAWRLHDHQEEENSLFDGASSTSPWGKLIKFCRGYDVRLILETIWFILINAITGYIFLSKPYVWKAEDGSILDGGRLQRFMW, from the exons ATGGCATCGCCAATAAGCGGCGCCCCTGACGCCCTTGGAACCTTCAAATTCGCATCCTGGGCTGCCGGCGCTGTCCCAATCGCCTTCGTCCTCCATGTGTTCCTTTTCAGAACCAGTGGAAACAGTGCCGGGAATTTGGGTCTTGGATTTACCGTTTTCCTCGCGGCGGCAGCGTTTCTCTGGCTAGGTGTGGTGTCTGAAACTGTTCCCGAGCCCTATCTG GATGAAGTATTCCATATTCCTCAGGCGCAGAGGTATTGCGAGGGCAGATTCTTGGAGTGGGATGACAAGATTACTACGCCCCCGGGATT ATACTGGATATCAATCTTGATCCCTCAAGCAGCCAAAAGCAGCGGTCTGATTGCTTCTTATGCTTGTGATGCCAAGACTCTTCGGGCAACCAACGCAGTCGGCATCATCGTGCTGAGCTACATAGCCCTGCTCTGTCGAAAAGCAATCGAAGCTCGTCTTCACCAAGCGCATTcatccaccagcatcagctccGCATCTCAGTATGCGACTCACACAGCTTTGAACATTGCTCTGTTCCCTCtactatttttcttttcaggCCTTTACTACACAGACGTTGTATCTACGGCTGTTGTCCTCGTATCCTTCTTGAACCATCTCCATCGCATTGGTCGTGATCAGAGTTCCTTCTTGAGCGATGTCACAACTATAGTCCTAGGGCTATGTAGCCTAACCATGAGACAGACGAACGTGTTTTGGGTTGTTGTCTTCATGGGGGGTTTAGAGGCTGTTCATGCTGTCAAGAGCTTGCGACCAAAGGCGGTTGTCCAGCCATACATGACGTCGCTGTCGGAGCAgttgttgtttttcttcAAGAGATGGTCTCTTGGGCATGTACATGATCTACCATTGAACATGGCATACCCCGAAG ATATGCTATTCACCGCCGTCAGTCTCATAGTCGCAGCACTCTGCAACCCCTTACGGCTCATCAGGCAGATATGGCCCTATGTCACCGTCCTCGCCGCCTTTGCAGGATTCGTAGCATGGAACGGCGGCGTGGTCCTTGGCGACAAGTCCAACCACGTTGCTACCATACATGCCCCCCAAATGCTCTACATCTGGGCTTTTTTCGGCTTCTTCTCACTCCCGCTATTCGTCCCGTATGCATTCCTCGCAATCGATGCTATACGGAGCGTCTTCATTTCACGTAAAGACAAGGCCGTACCCAGAAAGAGCAAAACAGCATCCCAGCCGGCGCTGTCACTCCCACTGAAACTCttcaccttcatcttcaacaatcGACTTCTCTGGCCACTCTACTTGGCCGCTACGTTTGTCTTGTCTGGCCTCGTTGTTcgcttcaacaccatcatccACCCGTTTACTCTCGCCGACAATCGCCACTACATGTTCTACGTCTTCCGATACACCATTCGCCGTGCGCCTTGGATTCGCTATTTCCTCATCCTACCGTATACGCTCAGTCGCTGGCTCGTCTGGGGCACTCTGTCCGGCTGTACGAATTGGATCTCGGGAGCTCACAAGGACGCCTGTTCGGCATATTACTACTCATCTCGCCCGTCGCCATTTACCTGCGACCCCTTTGTCGTAGCAGATGTTGGCGCACCTACTTCCAAAAATCCTcaagaagagacaaagaaaaacacCGAGCAGGATCCTCTCTTATTCTCAACAGAGCCCGCCCCAACATCCACCGGGCTCATTTTCCTGCTCGCCACCAGCCTTTCGCTCATTACGGCGCCATTGGTCGAACCTCGCTACTTCATCATTCCGTGGGTCATATGGAGACTTTTGGTGCCTGCCTGGAGACTGCACGACCAtcaggaagaagagaatagtCTGTTTGACGGCGCCAGTTCAACATCCCCCTGGGGGAAACTCATCAAATTTTGTCGTGGTTACGACGTCCGGCTGATTCTGGAAACAATCTGGTTCATTTTGATTAATGCCATCACGGGATACATATTCTTATCCAAGCCATATGTTTGGAAGGCCGAAGATGGAAGTATTCTTGACGGAGGCAGATTACAGCGCTTTATGTGGTAG
- a CDS encoding uncharacterized protein (EggNog:ENOG41), whose amino-acid sequence MAGELVLLTGGTGMIGFRVLTLLLEAGYKVRAAVRNQAGFDRVSKLKPVAPYSSELTSVIVPDITVVGAYDEAVKGVEYIVHVASPLASNTPPGADYESYLIQPAIQGTVGILESAAKTTGIKRVVITGSILSIVTPQVLGSGQYINEETRTPTVHGPFENLFNAYGASKSAAFNKAKEFIAERKPSFDLIHIFPLFVLGRDETVTTAEQIVKGTNNMLMGPLLGTPRPTPIAGAPVHVDDVAKLHVLSLDPKVEGNQDFLAGSHHLEHFDWRKSADIIKKHFPQAAAEGIFSFETVEKLVTLKTQVDGTKAEKVFGFKAKGFEEQVVSVVGHYLELLGKN is encoded by the exons ATGGCGGGCGAACTCGTATTA CTTACCGGCGGCACTGGCATGATTGGCTTCCGAGTTTTGACTCTCCTCCTCGAAGCAGGCTACAAAGTCCGGGCTGCAGTGCGAAACCAAGCCGGCTTTGACAGAGTATCAAAACTCAAGCCTGTTGCACCATACTCTTCAGAGCTGACCAGCGTAATTGTGCCGGATATCACCGTTGTAGGAGCATATGACGAAGCTGTCAAGGGCGTCGAATACATTGTGCACGTTGCTTCTCCATTAGCAAGCAACACTCCTCCCGGGGCTGACTATGAGAGCTACCTGATCCAACCAGCTATTCAAGGTACTGTGGGCATCCTGGAGTCCGCAGCCAAGACCACCGGTATTAAGAGAGTTGTCATTACTGGGTCTATCCTTTCTATCGTCACTCCACAAGTCCTTGGCTCAGGTCAATACATCAATG AGGAAACACGTACCCCAACAGTTCACGGTCCATTTGAAAACCTCTTTAACGCCTACGGTGCATCCAAATCCGCAGCATtcaacaaagcaaaagagtTTATCGCTGAGAGAAAGCCATCTTTTGACCTCATTCAcatcttccctctcttcgtcctcggACGCGACGAGACTGTCACGACCGCCGAACAGATTGTCAAGGGCACCAACAACATGCTAATGGGCCCGCTGCTCGGCACACCGCGACCAACCCCCATTGCAGGTGCTCCCGTCCACGTCGATGACGTTGCTAAACTTCACGTCTTGTCCCTGGATCCTAAAGTGGAGGGCAACCAGGACTTTTTGGCCGGATCACATCATCTCGAGCACTTTGACTGGCGAAAATCCGCCGACATTATCAAGAAGCATTTTCCACAGGCAGCTGCCGAAGGTATATTCAGCTTTGAGActgttgagaagctggtgaCGCTCAAAACGCAGGTGGATGGTACCAAGGCGGAGAAGGTTTTTGGATTCAAGGCAAAGGGATTCGAGGAACAAGTGGTGTCGGTTGTGGGCCATTACTTGGAGCTGCTCGGTAAGAACTAA